A genomic stretch from Cellulomonas sp. KRMCY2 includes:
- the ftsW gene encoding putative lipid II flippase FtsW, whose translation MAVQTGLHDIEAAPRDRGAVLGQWNSAVSSYYLIAGASAMLVALGLVMVLSSSSVDSLTATHGASPYSIFFNQARYAIIGLPFAWVASRLPPAAYKRIAWPALAVAMVLQLLVFVPGLGVEANGNRNWILVGGQSIQPSELAKLALAVWLGAVLARKRPLLHRWLHVLVPGVLVALAAIGLVLLGSDLGTAIILILLVAGALFVAGVPLRMFAVAGVLAAFAVSQLAQLNESRVGRIQAFFEPDCDKFNECYQTTRGMYGLASGGWTGLGLGESREKWSYLPEAHNDFIFAILGEELGLLGTLLVLALFGVLAVAMTRVIRRHTDPFVQIVTAGIAAWILGQAMINIAVVIGLLPVVGVPLPLVSAGGSALITTMVALGVVLSFARHEPGAAEALAARPGVVRRSLAVIGRSTRGARA comes from the coding sequence GTGGCGGTCCAGACGGGTCTGCATGACATCGAGGCCGCCCCACGGGATCGTGGCGCGGTCCTCGGGCAGTGGAACAGCGCGGTCTCGAGCTACTACCTGATCGCCGGGGCATCGGCGATGCTCGTCGCGCTCGGGCTGGTCATGGTGCTCTCGAGCTCGAGCGTCGACTCCCTGACCGCGACCCATGGCGCCTCGCCCTACTCGATCTTCTTCAACCAGGCGCGGTACGCGATCATCGGGCTGCCTTTCGCGTGGGTCGCGAGCCGGTTGCCGCCCGCGGCGTACAAGCGGATCGCCTGGCCTGCGCTCGCCGTCGCCATGGTGCTCCAGCTCCTCGTCTTCGTCCCGGGCCTGGGCGTGGAGGCGAACGGCAACCGGAACTGGATCCTGGTCGGCGGGCAGTCCATCCAGCCTTCCGAGCTCGCCAAGCTGGCCCTGGCCGTCTGGCTCGGCGCCGTCCTGGCTCGCAAGCGCCCCTTGCTGCACCGGTGGCTTCACGTGCTTGTGCCGGGCGTTCTCGTGGCGCTGGCAGCGATCGGCCTCGTCCTGCTCGGCAGCGACCTGGGGACCGCGATCATCCTGATCCTCCTGGTGGCCGGAGCCCTGTTCGTGGCGGGCGTGCCGCTGCGCATGTTCGCCGTCGCCGGCGTCCTTGCCGCGTTCGCCGTCTCGCAGCTCGCGCAGCTGAACGAGAGCCGGGTCGGACGGATCCAGGCGTTCTTCGAGCCGGACTGCGACAAGTTCAACGAGTGCTACCAGACCACCCGGGGCATGTACGGCCTGGCATCCGGCGGCTGGACCGGCCTGGGCCTCGGTGAGAGCCGGGAGAAGTGGTCCTACCTGCCCGAGGCGCACAACGACTTCATCTTCGCGATCCTCGGCGAGGAGCTCGGGCTGCTCGGCACGCTGCTCGTGCTCGCCTTGTTCGGGGTGCTCGCGGTGGCGATGACGCGGGTGATCAGGCGGCACACCGACCCGTTCGTCCAGATCGTGACCGCCGGAATCGCAGCGTGGATCCTGGGTCAGGCGATGATCAACATCGCGGTCGTCATCGGCCTGCTCCCGGTGGTCGGCGTCCCGCTCCCGCTGGTCTCGGCCGGTGGCTCGGCCCTGATCACGACGATGGTGGCCCTCGGCGTCGTGCTGTCGTTCGCCCGGCACGAGCCGGGTGCGGCCGAGGCGCTCGCTGCCCGGCCGGGCGTCGTGCGGCGCTCGCTCGCGGTGATCGGCCGTTCGACCCGGGGCGCCCGTGCTTGA
- the murD gene encoding UDP-N-acetylmuramoyl-L-alanine--D-glutamate ligase, translated as MADLDLRGQRVLVAGLAVTGRAVVAALAACAAQGRGPSAVVTLDARAPDADLADAAQVDLGAVDLVVASPGWPPSAPVLAEAARRGIPVWSEVELAWRLRVDRSAGGGPAPWLVLTGTNGKTTTVGMLAAILAAAGERGPAVGNVGAAVLEAATDPTNDVLAVELSSFQLHFTHTMAAQAAAVLNIAVDHVDWHGSFEAYVADKARIFAGVEVACVYPVGDERVEGLVRDADVAEGAHAVGFTLGAPGPGRFGVVDGILVDRAFHAPAGDPSRAGFAAELATLEDLAHLAGPDARVAGHVVADALAAAALARAHGVGEAAVRDGLRSYRPGAHRIEHVATVGAVRYVDDSKATNGHAAAASLAAFAAGSVVWIAGGLAKGARFDDLVLARADRLRAVVLIGVDQTPWREALGRHAPSIPVVSIDPTDTGTVMNRAVSQARRLARPGDTVLLAPASASMDQFSSYTHRGEAFVDAVADLGTGDRAAADG; from the coding sequence GTGGCCGACCTCGACCTTCGCGGGCAGCGGGTGCTCGTCGCGGGGCTCGCGGTCACGGGACGGGCGGTCGTCGCCGCACTGGCCGCGTGCGCCGCACAGGGCCGTGGCCCGTCGGCCGTCGTGACCCTGGACGCACGGGCTCCGGACGCCGACCTGGCCGATGCCGCCCAGGTGGACCTCGGCGCGGTCGACCTGGTGGTCGCCTCCCCGGGCTGGCCGCCGTCCGCCCCCGTGCTGGCCGAGGCCGCCCGCCGCGGCATCCCGGTCTGGAGCGAGGTCGAGCTCGCCTGGCGCCTGCGGGTCGACCGGTCGGCGGGCGGCGGCCCGGCACCGTGGCTCGTCCTGACCGGGACGAACGGCAAGACGACGACCGTCGGCATGCTCGCGGCGATCCTTGCGGCTGCCGGTGAGCGTGGGCCGGCCGTGGGGAACGTGGGCGCGGCGGTCCTCGAGGCGGCGACCGACCCGACGAACGACGTGCTCGCCGTCGAGCTCTCGAGCTTCCAGCTGCACTTCACGCACACGATGGCGGCCCAGGCGGCGGCGGTCCTGAACATCGCCGTCGACCACGTCGACTGGCACGGCTCGTTCGAGGCGTACGTCGCGGACAAGGCCAGGATCTTCGCGGGGGTCGAGGTCGCTTGCGTGTACCCCGTGGGCGATGAGCGGGTCGAGGGCCTCGTGCGCGACGCCGACGTCGCCGAGGGCGCGCACGCCGTCGGGTTCACGCTCGGCGCGCCGGGACCGGGCCGGTTCGGGGTCGTCGACGGGATCCTGGTCGACCGGGCGTTCCACGCACCTGCGGGCGACCCGTCGCGGGCCGGCTTCGCGGCCGAGCTCGCCACGCTCGAGGATCTCGCACACCTCGCCGGGCCCGATGCTCGCGTGGCCGGGCACGTGGTCGCCGATGCGCTGGCCGCGGCTGCCTTGGCCCGCGCGCACGGCGTGGGTGAAGCGGCGGTGCGGGACGGTCTGCGCAGCTACCGGCCCGGCGCGCACCGGATCGAGCACGTCGCGACGGTCGGTGCCGTGCGGTACGTCGACGACTCCAAGGCGACCAACGGGCACGCTGCGGCGGCCTCGCTCGCCGCGTTCGCCGCGGGCTCCGTGGTGTGGATCGCCGGTGGCCTGGCCAAGGGCGCACGGTTCGACGACCTCGTGCTCGCCCGGGCCGACCGCCTGCGCGCCGTGGTGCTCATCGGGGTGGACCAGACGCCGTGGCGTGAGGCGCTCGGCCGACACGCGCCGTCAATCCCGGTGGTGTCGATCGATCCGACCGACACTGGGACGGTGATGAACCGCGCCGTGTCCCAGGCCCGTCGGCTCGCCCGCCCGGGTGACACGGTGCTGCTCGCGCCGGCGTCCGCGTCGATGGACCAGTTCAGCTCCTACACCCACCGTGGCGAGGCCTTCGTCGACGCGGTCGCCGACCTCGGCACGGGCGACCGGGCCGCCGCGGACGGCTGA
- the mraY gene encoding phospho-N-acetylmuramoyl-pentapeptide-transferase: protein MRAVLISGGLSMLVALLATPLFIRFLVRKQYGQFIRQDGPTAHFTKRGTPTMGGVVIIIATLIGWSGAGLVTGNRPSASAMLVIFLMTGLGVVGFLDDFIKISRQRSLGLSARWKIVGQGLIGLAFAVLALQFPNQNFRTPASTRISFIRDTNIDLAWAGTTLGVILFVIWANFLITAWSNAVNLTDGLDGLATGVSLIVFGAYVLVGVWQSNQSCQNLVTAGARCYDTRDPLDLAIVAAAITGACFGFLWWNASPAKIFMGDTGALALGGALAGLSILSRTEILAAIIGGMFVLVVLSDVIQIGFFKLTGRRVFKMAPLHHHFELSGWGEVTIVIRFWIIAGLFVAGGVGIFYTEWVAG, encoded by the coding sequence ATGAGGGCTGTCCTGATCTCCGGCGGGCTGTCGATGCTCGTGGCGCTGCTCGCCACCCCGCTGTTCATCCGCTTCCTGGTGCGTAAGCAGTACGGCCAGTTCATCCGCCAGGACGGCCCGACCGCGCACTTCACCAAGCGTGGGACGCCGACGATGGGCGGCGTCGTGATCATCATCGCGACCCTGATCGGCTGGAGCGGCGCGGGGCTGGTGACCGGCAACCGGCCGAGCGCGTCGGCGATGCTCGTCATCTTCCTGATGACCGGGCTCGGCGTGGTCGGGTTCCTCGACGACTTCATCAAGATCTCGCGGCAGCGCAGTCTCGGCCTGTCGGCCCGATGGAAGATCGTCGGTCAGGGGCTGATCGGACTGGCCTTCGCGGTGCTCGCCCTGCAGTTCCCGAACCAGAACTTCCGCACCCCGGCCTCGACCCGGATCTCGTTCATCCGGGACACGAACATCGACCTCGCCTGGGCCGGCACGACGCTCGGCGTCATCCTCTTCGTCATCTGGGCGAACTTCCTGATCACTGCCTGGTCGAACGCGGTCAACCTCACCGACGGCCTCGACGGCCTGGCGACCGGCGTCTCGCTGATCGTCTTCGGCGCGTACGTCCTGGTCGGGGTCTGGCAGTCCAACCAGAGCTGCCAGAACCTCGTGACGGCGGGTGCGCGCTGCTACGACACGCGTGACCCGCTCGACCTCGCGATCGTCGCCGCGGCGATCACCGGAGCGTGCTTCGGCTTCCTGTGGTGGAACGCCTCACCGGCCAAGATCTTCATGGGGGACACCGGGGCCCTCGCCCTCGGTGGCGCCCTGGCCGGCCTGTCGATCCTGTCCCGCACCGAGATCCTCGCGGCGATCATCGGCGGCATGTTCGTGCTCGTCGTGCTCTCCGACGTGATCCAGATCGGCTTCTTCAAGCTGACCGGCAGACGGGTGTTCAAGATGGCCCCGCTGCACCACCACTTCGAGCTCTCGGGCTGGGGCGAGGTCACGATCGTCATCCGGTTCTGGATCATCGCCGGCCTGTTCGTCGCCGGCGGTGTCGGCATCTTCTACACGGAGTGGGTGGCCGGGTAG
- a CDS encoding UDP-N-acetylmuramoyl-L-alanyl-D-glutamate--2,6-diaminopimelate ligase, whose translation MTSPQGRMRPQHHASRHLGDLAHTFGLTVHPGGAGPSADDVLLTGVAVGSADVQPGDLFVALPGLRAHGADFVEQALAAGAVAVLTDGDGLRRITSGGVDVPVLVTGETGPRTLLGEVSAWFYRYPAREVTVVGITGTNGKTTTCYFVDAALRTAHRLTSVIGTVELRIGAEAIESPRTTVEAPVLHGLFALMNERGATACAMEVSSHALALERVGGLQFDVVGFTNLQRDHLDFHGDMEGYFRDKARLFAPESARRGVVCVDDAWGVRLAAEARIPVDTVATRDGSVGAATADWRVSDATIGLDGVGSTFTLSGPDGEQVAAASPLPGLVNVSNAALAVVLAYRAGIALDAAATAVGTAHAIPGRMERVVERGRGLPLCLVDYAHTPDALVLALEAVRPITPGRLVIVFGSDGDRDRGKRPMMGEIAARLADVLVVTDENPRSEPPQEIRAAILDGVRAERPDLHDVHEAPSRAEAIRFAVGLAGDQDTVIVTGKGHEPTQEIAGVFHRYNDREVFLAVADQLIDPEHGDAGSASGPQVSRVTERADGVTVIDESGEAGPDTVRIALRDLAVRSGARRSIAVLGAMDVRGMAVPDAIAAFDAVGRLAVRLNIARLVVVGDTVRAIHTGALQEGSFGEETRILPDVEAAAAWLADELRPGDVVLVKAAPEAGLSGLADDLAGSEVTAG comes from the coding sequence GTGACGTCCCCGCAGGGCCGGATGCGCCCACAGCATCATGCCTCCCGTCACCTCGGCGACCTCGCACACACCTTCGGCCTGACCGTCCACCCGGGTGGCGCAGGTCCTTCTGCCGACGACGTGCTGCTGACCGGTGTCGCTGTCGGCTCGGCCGACGTCCAGCCCGGTGACCTCTTCGTCGCACTGCCGGGTCTGCGGGCCCACGGCGCCGACTTCGTCGAGCAGGCCCTGGCCGCAGGCGCTGTCGCGGTGCTGACCGACGGCGACGGCCTGCGGCGGATCACGTCGGGCGGCGTCGACGTCCCGGTGCTGGTCACCGGGGAGACCGGCCCGCGCACCCTGCTCGGCGAGGTCTCGGCATGGTTCTACCGGTATCCCGCCCGCGAGGTGACGGTCGTCGGGATCACCGGCACGAACGGCAAGACGACCACGTGCTACTTCGTCGATGCGGCGCTGCGCACCGCGCACCGGCTGACCTCGGTGATCGGCACCGTCGAGCTGCGGATCGGCGCCGAGGCGATCGAGAGCCCGCGTACGACCGTCGAGGCCCCCGTGCTGCACGGTCTGTTCGCCCTGATGAACGAGCGGGGTGCGACGGCGTGCGCGATGGAGGTCTCCTCGCACGCCCTCGCGCTCGAGCGGGTCGGTGGTCTCCAGTTCGACGTGGTCGGCTTCACGAACCTCCAGCGGGACCACCTGGACTTCCACGGCGACATGGAGGGCTACTTCCGCGACAAGGCGCGGCTGTTCGCGCCCGAGAGCGCCCGCCGGGGCGTCGTGTGCGTCGATGACGCCTGGGGCGTCCGGCTCGCCGCCGAGGCGAGGATCCCGGTGGACACCGTGGCCACGCGCGACGGCTCGGTCGGCGCGGCGACGGCCGACTGGCGGGTCTCCGACGCGACGATCGGGCTGGACGGCGTCGGCTCGACGTTCACCCTCTCCGGGCCGGACGGTGAGCAGGTCGCGGCGGCGAGCCCCCTGCCCGGGCTGGTCAACGTCTCCAACGCAGCGCTCGCCGTCGTGCTCGCATACCGCGCCGGCATCGCGCTGGACGCAGCCGCGACGGCGGTCGGGACGGCGCACGCGATCCCGGGCCGGATGGAGCGCGTCGTCGAACGCGGCCGTGGCCTGCCGTTGTGCCTGGTCGACTACGCGCACACCCCGGATGCCCTGGTGCTGGCGCTCGAGGCCGTGCGGCCGATCACCCCCGGGCGCCTGGTGATCGTGTTCGGGTCGGACGGGGACCGCGACCGGGGCAAGCGACCGATGATGGGCGAGATCGCGGCCCGGCTGGCCGACGTCCTGGTCGTCACCGACGAGAACCCTCGCTCCGAGCCACCGCAGGAGATCCGTGCCGCGATCCTCGACGGTGTCCGCGCCGAGCGGCCCGACCTGCACGACGTGCACGAGGCCCCCTCGCGCGCCGAGGCGATCAGGTTCGCCGTCGGCCTCGCCGGAGACCAGGACACGGTGATCGTCACGGGCAAGGGTCACGAGCCCACGCAGGAGATCGCCGGCGTCTTCCACCGGTACAACGACCGCGAGGTCTTCCTCGCCGTCGCCGACCAGCTCATCGACCCGGAGCACGGTGACGCAGGTTCCGCGTCGGGACCGCAGGTCTCCCGGGTCACCGAGCGCGCGGACGGCGTGACAGTGATCGACGAGTCGGGCGAGGCCGGCCCCGACACCGTGCGGATCGCGCTCCGTGACCTCGCGGTACGCAGCGGTGCACGCCGCAGCATCGCGGTGCTCGGTGCGATGGACGTGCGCGGGATGGCCGTGCCGGACGCGATCGCCGCGTTCGACGCCGTCGGGCGCCTCGCCGTCCGCCTGAACATCGCCCGTCTGGTCGTGGTCGGGGACACCGTCCGCGCGATCCACACCGGCGCCCTCCAGGAGGGCTCCTTCGGTGAGGAGACGCGGATCCTGCCGGACGTCGAGGCCGCGGCCGCGTGGCTGGCCGACGAGCTCAGGCCCGGTGACGTCGTCCTGGTCAAGGCCGCACCGGAGGCCGGCCTGTCCGGGCTTGCCGACGACCTCGCCGGCAGCGAGGTGACAGCCGGATGA